A genome region from Drosophila simulans strain w501 chromosome 2R, Prin_Dsim_3.1, whole genome shotgun sequence includes the following:
- the LOC6734929 gene encoding patronin isoform X5: protein MDVETQEIRQARQRASVKWLLSKAFNNRVPDNLKEPFYRDHENQERLKPQIIVELGNATLYCQTLANLYSDPNYQSMNHWSIIQTLARKGVPVAESADMPITETVLIQTNPLRINAHMSVIESLMVLYAKEISSGDRVMAAIRRISGNNYQAPTGQSYEQALLGWISHACAALKKRIIKEVDAGLPDDNGSRLQTPDIPPVRDFQDLCDGICLALLISYYCPKVVPWTSVRINYLPAVEDSIHNILLVCNFSQKHLPYTVMHMTPEDVTYMRGSMKLNLVVLLTDLFNLFEIHPAKCVCYPGMDGQDVIARRTMGANEHGICHRRGLTVQPVTPIPDLRSDLDQPPVGSPQNRPPFQVPHSNSFGGGLNRRSTPPNEYQTVQSNNFDGNHAEAFVVHKSRGITTLASMHSQQQQQLHQQQQHQQQYHQQPLQQHPSQSQLQIQQQEPLVPARLRQAKEKTNVESKADERGDFVAAGRPSNWEQSRRPSFAGRRSRRNSSSEDSQLTIENFGGSQDQLNTLGRYERDRERKLSNTSVGSYPVEPAVAVRSSIADARGTLQLGYDTDSGSEKQDRETEKYSMRRQVSVDNVPTVSSHNLSNAGSPLPVARHKQHSSDKDYSSNSGMTPDAYNDSRSTSGYDPESTPVRKSSTSSMPASPAAWQLDVGDDDMRSLENASKLSTIRMKLEEKRRRIEQDKRKIEMALLRHQEKEDLESCPDVMKWETMSNESKRTPDMDPVDLDKYQQSIAIMNMNLQDIQQDIHRLATQQSQMQAQHLQAQQLMQAQQIANMLNQQQTYGSQQHLADHHYQQQRPMQQSFGSSPHLPQAYNAPVSAYSSRPPSRDPYQQQLHHQQQQPMPMPQQMQYVNEHGQYMSPPQPAHYMPQQAQQPQSIYSDNGAAYNHSNHSPYGGAPQYRSSVVYDDYGQPTNHFYLHESSPQPQAHPHPQRRTWAHSAAAAAYEQQQQIQPSLVDVNAWQTQQHQKQKQTWMNRPPSSAGAPSPGSFMLHQNGAGGGGGGGGELQHLFQVQASPQHGQRQVSGSNGVQRQQSLTNLRDNRSPKAPQNMGMPMGMPMQQEDMMAPQSICFIGDEEDVDELERNIIESMQSTHVSDFVHQQQQQHQHQQQLQQQHRLQGHSGRGSSSEDYDSGEMISNKLNITSGNLTYRIPSPSRPSIQANSFQDPRAMAAASGGEDQPPEKGFYISFDDEQPKRPKPPLRAKRSPKKESPPGSRDSVDNQATLKRESLSHLHNNNNIGFGNDDVNSKPVTRHSIHGLNNSNSVKSPGNATYNKYTDEPPIQLRQLAVSGAMSPTSNDRHHLEDVSNQSPQQTQQPMSPTRLQQSSNNAEAAKNKALVIGADSTNLDPESVDEMERRKEKIMLLSLQRRQQQEEAKARKEIEASQKREKEREKEEERSRKKEEQMARRAAILEQHRLKKAIEEAEREGKTLDRPDLHVKLQSHSSTSTTPRLRQQRTTRPRPKTIHVDDASVDISEASSFSSRGKKGSSSNLTGYGQLSSNSMKRDYYRGSQDSLTVKEPAGVERGRTLSRISVAKGSTLNFRGRKSNSLMNLCDTDSGLGRATPPRRAPSPGMGMGASGRHMPSPSGPGSLPPGLISKRRGFDDGSSDFSLTPNLNMEYSGPKLYKQPAAKSNRGIILNAVEYCVFPGVVNREAKQKVLEKIARSEAKHFLVLFRDAGCQFRALYSYQPETDQVTKLYGTGPSQVEEVMFDKFFKYNSGGKCFSQVHTKHLTVTIDAFTIHNSLWQGKRVQLPSKKDMALVI from the exons GCTCGTCAACGTGCTTCCGTCAAATGGCTGCTCTCGAAGGCGTTCAACAATCGCGTGCCGGACAACCTGAAGGAGCCCTTCTACCGCGACCATGAGAACCAGGAGCGCCTCAAGCCGCAGATCATCGTGGAGCTGGGCAATGCCACGCTCTACTGCCAGACGCTGGCCAATCTGTACTCAGATCCCAACTACCAAAGCATGAACCACTGGTCAATAATACAGACGCTAGCGCGCAAGGGAGTTCCCGTGGCCGAATCCGCGGACATGCCCATTACCGAAACGGTATTAATTCAAACAAATCCGCTGCGAATT AACGCCCACATGTCTGTGATAGAATCGCTGATGGTTTTGTATGCGAAGGAAATATCATCGGGTGACCGCGTCATGGCGGCCATACGAAG AATATCTGGCAACAACTATCAGGCGCCCACTGGCCAGTCCTACGAGCAAGCTCTGCTGGGCTGGATTTCACATGCTTGCGCCGCTCTGAAAAAGCGCATTATCAAGGAGGTGGACGCTGGGCTGCCCGACGATAAT GGTTCTCGTCTGCAGACGCCGGATATACCACCTGTAAGGGACTTCCAGGATCTGTGCGATGGCATATGTTTGGCGCTGCTCATCTCGTACTACTGCCCAAAGGTGGTGCCGTGGACGAGTGTGCGGATTAACTATTTGCCCGCCGTAGAGGACTCTATTCACAACATCCTGCTGGTCTGCAATTTCTCGCAGAAGCATCTGCCCTACACCGTGATGCATATGACGCCCGAGGATGTGACCTACATGCGCGG ATCCATGAAACTGAATCTGGTAGTGCTGCTGACGGATCTGTTCAACCTGTTTGAGATACACCCGGCCAAATGTGTTTGTTACCCCGGCATGGATGGTCAGG ATGTCATCGCCCGGCGCACTATGGGCGCCAATGAGCACGGGATCTGCCATCGACGGGGCCTCACAGTGCAGCCCGTCACACCCATTCCCGATCTGCGCAGCGATCTCGACCAGCCGCCCGTAGGCTCGCCTCAGAACCGACCACCGTTCCAAG TTCCGCACTCGAATTCATTTGGCGGCGGCTTAAATCGCAGATCAACCCCGCCCAACGAATACCAGACGGTTCAGTCAAATAATTTTGACGGTAATCATGCCGAag CCTTCGTGGTGCACAAGTCGCGTGGCATCACCACACTCGCCTCCATGcactcgcagcagcagcagcagctccatcagcagcaacagcatcagcagcaataCCATCAgcagccactgcagcagcacccGTCCCAGTCGCAGCTCCAAATCCAACAGCAGGAGCCCTTGGTTCCGGCTCGCTTGCGCCAGGCTAAAGAAAAGACCAATGTTGAGTCGAAGGCGGACGAGAGAG GCGATTTTGTCGCTGCGGGTCGACCAAGTAACTGGGAACAGAGCCGCCGGCCAAGCTTTGCAG GTCGTCGCTCGCGCAGAAACTCCTCCAGCGAGGACTCCCAGCTGACCATCGAGAACTTTGGTGGCTCGCAGGATCAGCTGAATACGCTGGGACGATACGAACGCGACAGGGAACGCAAACTGTCCAACACCAGTGTGGGCAGTTATCCAGTTGAACCCGCTGTGGCCGTTCGCTCTTCAATTGCCGATGCTAGGGGCACGTTGCAGTTGGGCTACGATACGGACTCCGGCTCTGAGAAGCAGGATCGCGAAACGGAAAAGTATTCGATGCGCCGGCAAGTCAG TGTCGACAATGTGCCCACGGTGTCGTCGCACAATCTTTCGAATGCGGGCAGCCCGTTGCCGGTGGCTAGGCACAAGCAACATTCCAGCGACAAAGactacagcagcaacagcggcatgACACCAGATGCATACAACGATTCCCGCTCCACCAGTGGCTACGATCCGGAGAGCACGCCCGTTCGCAAGTCCTCGACGAGCAGCATGCCAGCAAGTCCGGCTGCTTGGCAGTTGGATGTAGGAGACGACGATATGCGCTCGCTGGAAAACGCCAGCAAGTTGTCCACCATTCGAATGAAATTGGAGGAGAAGCGGCGGCGCATTGAGCAGGACAAGCGCAAGATCGAGATGGCTTTGCTGAGGCACCAGGAGAAG GAGGATTTGGAATCGTGTCCGGACGTGATGAAATGGGAGACCATGAGCAACGAATCAAAGCGCACGCCTGATATGGATCCCGTGGATTTGGACAAATACCAG CAAAGTATCGCCATTATGAACATGAATCTGCAGGATATCCAGCAGGATATCCACCGCCTGGCCACCCAGCAAAGCCAAATGCAGGCGCAGCACCTCCAAGCCCAACAGCTCATGCAGGCTCAGCAAATAGCCAACATGCTGAACCAG CAACAGACCTATGGGTCGCAGCAGCACCTGGCTGATCACCATTACCAGCAGCAGAGACCCATGCAGCAAAGCTTTGGTTCATCGCCCCATCTTCCGCAGGCCTACAACGCCCCAGTCAGCGCATACAGCTCCCGTCCGCCCAGTCGCGATCCttaccagcagcagctccaccatcagcagcagcagcccatgcccatgccgcAACAGATGCAGTACGTCAACGAGCATGGGCAGTATATGTCGCCGCCGCAGCCCGCACACTACATGCCGCAGCAGGCACAACAGCCGCAAAGCATTTACAGCGACAACGGGGCGGCGTACAATCACAGTAACCACTCGCCATACGGCGGAGCTCCACAGTATCGGAGCAGCGTTGTGTACGACGATTACGGGCAGCCCACCAACCACTTCTACCTGCATGAGTCATCGCCGCAGCCTCAAgctcatccgcatccgcagcGCAGGACTTGGGCTCActccgcagcagccgccgcttatgaacaacagcaacagatcCAGCCTTCCCTGGTGGATGTGAATGCCTGGCAGACGCAGCAGCAccaaaagcagaagcagacCTGGATGAACAGGCCGCCCTCGAGTGCGGGAGCCCCGAGCCCTGGCAGCTTTATGCTTCACCAGAACGGAGcaggaggtggtggcggtggtggtggcgagCTACAGCACCTGTTTCAGGTACAGGCTTCGCCACAGCACGGGCAACGTCAGGTTAGTGGATCCAATGGCGTGCAGCGCCAGCAGTCGCTGACCAACTTGCGAGACAATCGCTCGCCCAAGGCACCACAAAACATGGGAATGCCCATGGGTATGCCGATGCAGCAGGAGGACATGATGGCACCGCAGAGTATTTGCTTCATCGGTGACGAGGAGGATGTTGATGAGCTGGAACGGAACATCATCGAATCTATGCAGTCAACGCACGTCTCCGACTTTGtacaccaacagcagcagcagcaccagcaccaacagcaacttcagcagcaacatcggtTGCAGGGGCACAGCGGACGAGGCAGCAGCTCGGAGGATTATGACAGCGGGGAGATGATCTCCAACAAGCTGAACATCACCAGCGGCAATCTCACCTATCGCATACCCTCGCCATCCCGTCCCTCCATCCAAGCCAACAGCTTCCAGGATCCCCGAGCCATGGCAGCGGCTTCCGGTGGCGAGGACCAGCCGCCCGAGAAGGGTTTCTACATCTCCTTCGACGATGAGCAGCCCAAACGACCCAAGCCACCTCTGCGCGCCAAGCGATCGCCCAAAAAGGAGTCTCCACCGGGAAGTCGGGACAGCGTCGATAACCAGGCGACCCTGAAACGCGAATCGCTAAGTCAtctgcacaacaacaacaatattgGATTCGGGAATGATGATGTCAACAGCAAACCGGTGACCAGGCACAGCATCCATGGCCTAAACAACTCCAACAGTGTCAAATCTCCCGGAAATGCCACGTACAACAAGTACACGGATGAGCCGCCAATCCAATTGCGCCAGTTGGCCGTTTCGGGAGCAATGTCACCAACTAGTAACGATCGTCATCACTTGGAGGATGTCAGCAATCAGTCACCGCAGCAGACGCAGCAACCAATGTCGCCCACGCGACTCCAACAGAGTAGCAACAACGCAGAGGCGGCCAAGAACAAGGCGCTGGTCATCGGAGCAGATTCCACCAATTTGGATCCG GAATCTGTTGATGAGATGGAGCGTCGCAAGGAGAAAATCATGCTACTGTCGTTGCAACGTCGCCAGCAACAGGAGGAGGCGAAGGCGCGCAAAGAGATTGAGGCTTCCCAGAAGCGAGAAAAGGAGCGCGAAAAGGAGGAGGAACGATCGCGGAAAAAGGAGGAGCAAATGGCACGGAGAGCGGCCATTTTGGAGCAGCACAGACTCAAGAAAGCCATTGAAGAGGCCGAGCGAGAG GGTAAAACCCTGGATCGGCCCGACCTTCACGTGAAGCTGCAATCGCATTCATCCACCTCAACGACCCCACGGCTGAGGCAGCAGCGCACCACGCGTCCCAGGCCTAAGACAATTCACGTGGACGATGCCAGCGTGGACATCAGCGAGGCTTCAAGCTTCTCTAGTCGGGGCAAAAAAGGCTCAAGCTCGAATCTAACCG GCTACGGTCAACTAAGctcaaattcaatgaaaagAGATTACTACAGGGGCTCGCAAGACTCCCTCACTGTAAAAg AGCCAGCCGGCGTAGAAAGGGGCCGCACTCTGTCGCGTATCTCCGTCGCTAAGGGCAGCACGCTTAATTTCCGGGGCCGAAAGTCCAATTCGCTAATGAATCTGTGCG ACACAGATTCGGGACTGGGACGCGCCACTCCGCCGAGGCGTGCTCCGTCGCctggaatgggaatgggcgcTTCAGGTAGGCATATGCCATCTCCCTCCGGACCGGGCTCATTGCCGCCAGGTTTGATATCGAAACGTCGCGGATTTGATGATGGATCCAGCGATTTCTCTTTAACTCCGAATTTGAACATGGAATATTCGG GTCCTAAACTCTATAAACAACCAGCGGCCAAATCGAATCGTGGAATCATCCTGAATGCCGTTGAATATTGTGTTTTTCCCGGCGTTGTCAACCGCGAGGCCAAACAGAAAGTGCTGGAGAAGATTGCGCGCTCGGAGGCGAAGCACTTCCTGGTACTCTTCCGCGATGCTGGCTGCCAGTTCCGCGCCCTCTACAGCTACCAGCCCGAAACGGACCAGGTGACCAAGCTGTATGGTACTGGGCCTAGTCAAGTCGAAGAAGTCATGTTCGACAAGTTTTTCAA ATACAACTCAGGAGGCAAGTGCTTCTCGCAAGTGCACACAAAGCATCTGACAGTGACCATCGACGCCTTCACAATACACAACTCCCTGTGGCAGGGCAAGCGGGTGCAGTTGCCCAGCAAAAAAGACATGGCGCTTGTAATCTAA
- the LOC6734929 gene encoding patronin isoform X10 encodes MDVETQEIRQARQRASVKWLLSKAFNNRVPDNLKEPFYRDHENQERLKPQIIVELGNATLYCQTLANLYSDPNYQSMNHWSIIQTLARKGVPVAESADMPITETVLIQTNPLRINAHMSVIESLMVLYAKEISSGDRVMAAIRRISGNNYQAPTGQSYEQALLGWISHACAALKKRIIKEVDAGLPDDNGSRLQTPDIPPVRDFQDLCDGICLALLISYYCPKVVPWTSVRINYLPAVEDSIHNILLVCNFSQKHLPYTVMHMTPEDVTYMRGSMKLNLVVLLTDLFNLFEIHPAKCVCYPGMDGQDVIARRTMGANEHGICHRRGLTVQPVTPIPDLRSDLDQPPVGSPQNRPPFQVPHSNSFGGGLNRRSTPPNEYQTVQSNNFDGNHAEAFVVHKSRGITTLASMHSQQQQQLHQQQQHQQQYHQQPLQQHPSQSQLQIQQQEPLVPARLRQAKEKTNVESKADERGDFVAAGRPSNWEQSRRPSFAGRRSRRNSSSEDSQLTIENFGGSQDQLNTLGRYERDRERKLSNTSVGSYPVEPAVAVRSSIADARGTLQLGYDTDSGSEKQDRETEKYSMRRQVSVDNVPTVSSHNLSNAGSPLPVARHKQHSSDKDYSSNSGMTPDAYNDSRSTSGYDPESTPVRKSSTSSMPASPAAWQLDVGDDDMRSLENASKLSTIRMKLEEKRRRIEQDKRKIEMALLRHQEKEDLESCPDVMKWETMSNESKRTPDMDPVDLDKYQQSIAIMNMNLQDIQQDIHRLATQQSQMQAQHLQAQQLMQAQQIANMLNQQQTYGSQQHLADHHYQQQRPMQQSFGSSPHLPQAYNAPVSAYSSRPPSRDPYQQQLHHQQQQPMPMPQQMQYVNEHGQYMSPPQPAHYMPQQAQQPQSIYSDNGAAYNHSNHSPYGGAPQYRSSVVYDDYGQPTNHFYLHESSPQPQAHPHPQRRTWAHSAAAAAYEQQQQIQPSLVDVNAWQTQQHQKQKQTWMNRPPSSAGAPSPGSFMLHQNGAGGGGGGGGELQHLFQVQASPQHGQRQVSGSNGVQRQQSLTNLRDNRSPKAPQNMGMPMGMPMQQEDMMAPQSICFIGDEEDVDELERNIIESMQSTHVSDFVHQQQQQHQHQQQLQQQHRLQGHSGRGSSSEDYDSGEMISNKLNITSGNLTYRIPSPSRPSIQANSFQDPRAMAAASGGEDQPPEKGFYISFDDEQPKRPKPPLRAKRSPKKESPPGSRDSVDNQATLKRESLSHLHNNNNIGFGNDDVNSKPVTRHSIHGLNNSNSVKSPGNATYNKYTDEPPIQLRQLAVSGAMSPTSNDRHHLEDVSNQSPQQTQQPMSPTRLQQSSNNAEAAKNKALVIGADSTNLDPESVDEMERRKEKIMLLSLQRRQQQEEAKARKEIEASQKREKEREKEEERSRKKEEQMARRAAILEQHRLKKAIEEAEREGKTLDRPDLHVKLQSHSSTSTTPRLRQQRTTRPRPKTIHVDDASVDISEASSFSSRGKKGSSSNLTGYGQLSSNSMKRDYYRGSQDSLTVKESPDDYPSTSSTPIGRRGSYKTSRDTDSGLGRATPPRRAPSPGMGMGASGRHMPSPSGPGSLPPGLISKRRGFDDGSSDFSLTPNLNMEYSGPKLYKQPAAKSNRGIILNAVEYCVFPGVVNREAKQKVLEKIARSEAKHFLVLFRDAGCQFRALYSYQPETDQVTKLYGTGPSQVEEVMFDKFFKYNSGGKCFSQVHTKHLTVTIDAFTIHNSLWQGKRVQLPSKKDMALVI; translated from the exons GCTCGTCAACGTGCTTCCGTCAAATGGCTGCTCTCGAAGGCGTTCAACAATCGCGTGCCGGACAACCTGAAGGAGCCCTTCTACCGCGACCATGAGAACCAGGAGCGCCTCAAGCCGCAGATCATCGTGGAGCTGGGCAATGCCACGCTCTACTGCCAGACGCTGGCCAATCTGTACTCAGATCCCAACTACCAAAGCATGAACCACTGGTCAATAATACAGACGCTAGCGCGCAAGGGAGTTCCCGTGGCCGAATCCGCGGACATGCCCATTACCGAAACGGTATTAATTCAAACAAATCCGCTGCGAATT AACGCCCACATGTCTGTGATAGAATCGCTGATGGTTTTGTATGCGAAGGAAATATCATCGGGTGACCGCGTCATGGCGGCCATACGAAG AATATCTGGCAACAACTATCAGGCGCCCACTGGCCAGTCCTACGAGCAAGCTCTGCTGGGCTGGATTTCACATGCTTGCGCCGCTCTGAAAAAGCGCATTATCAAGGAGGTGGACGCTGGGCTGCCCGACGATAAT GGTTCTCGTCTGCAGACGCCGGATATACCACCTGTAAGGGACTTCCAGGATCTGTGCGATGGCATATGTTTGGCGCTGCTCATCTCGTACTACTGCCCAAAGGTGGTGCCGTGGACGAGTGTGCGGATTAACTATTTGCCCGCCGTAGAGGACTCTATTCACAACATCCTGCTGGTCTGCAATTTCTCGCAGAAGCATCTGCCCTACACCGTGATGCATATGACGCCCGAGGATGTGACCTACATGCGCGG ATCCATGAAACTGAATCTGGTAGTGCTGCTGACGGATCTGTTCAACCTGTTTGAGATACACCCGGCCAAATGTGTTTGTTACCCCGGCATGGATGGTCAGG ATGTCATCGCCCGGCGCACTATGGGCGCCAATGAGCACGGGATCTGCCATCGACGGGGCCTCACAGTGCAGCCCGTCACACCCATTCCCGATCTGCGCAGCGATCTCGACCAGCCGCCCGTAGGCTCGCCTCAGAACCGACCACCGTTCCAAG TTCCGCACTCGAATTCATTTGGCGGCGGCTTAAATCGCAGATCAACCCCGCCCAACGAATACCAGACGGTTCAGTCAAATAATTTTGACGGTAATCATGCCGAag CCTTCGTGGTGCACAAGTCGCGTGGCATCACCACACTCGCCTCCATGcactcgcagcagcagcagcagctccatcagcagcaacagcatcagcagcaataCCATCAgcagccactgcagcagcacccGTCCCAGTCGCAGCTCCAAATCCAACAGCAGGAGCCCTTGGTTCCGGCTCGCTTGCGCCAGGCTAAAGAAAAGACCAATGTTGAGTCGAAGGCGGACGAGAGAG GCGATTTTGTCGCTGCGGGTCGACCAAGTAACTGGGAACAGAGCCGCCGGCCAAGCTTTGCAG GTCGTCGCTCGCGCAGAAACTCCTCCAGCGAGGACTCCCAGCTGACCATCGAGAACTTTGGTGGCTCGCAGGATCAGCTGAATACGCTGGGACGATACGAACGCGACAGGGAACGCAAACTGTCCAACACCAGTGTGGGCAGTTATCCAGTTGAACCCGCTGTGGCCGTTCGCTCTTCAATTGCCGATGCTAGGGGCACGTTGCAGTTGGGCTACGATACGGACTCCGGCTCTGAGAAGCAGGATCGCGAAACGGAAAAGTATTCGATGCGCCGGCAAGTCAG TGTCGACAATGTGCCCACGGTGTCGTCGCACAATCTTTCGAATGCGGGCAGCCCGTTGCCGGTGGCTAGGCACAAGCAACATTCCAGCGACAAAGactacagcagcaacagcggcatgACACCAGATGCATACAACGATTCCCGCTCCACCAGTGGCTACGATCCGGAGAGCACGCCCGTTCGCAAGTCCTCGACGAGCAGCATGCCAGCAAGTCCGGCTGCTTGGCAGTTGGATGTAGGAGACGACGATATGCGCTCGCTGGAAAACGCCAGCAAGTTGTCCACCATTCGAATGAAATTGGAGGAGAAGCGGCGGCGCATTGAGCAGGACAAGCGCAAGATCGAGATGGCTTTGCTGAGGCACCAGGAGAAG GAGGATTTGGAATCGTGTCCGGACGTGATGAAATGGGAGACCATGAGCAACGAATCAAAGCGCACGCCTGATATGGATCCCGTGGATTTGGACAAATACCAG CAAAGTATCGCCATTATGAACATGAATCTGCAGGATATCCAGCAGGATATCCACCGCCTGGCCACCCAGCAAAGCCAAATGCAGGCGCAGCACCTCCAAGCCCAACAGCTCATGCAGGCTCAGCAAATAGCCAACATGCTGAACCAG CAACAGACCTATGGGTCGCAGCAGCACCTGGCTGATCACCATTACCAGCAGCAGAGACCCATGCAGCAAAGCTTTGGTTCATCGCCCCATCTTCCGCAGGCCTACAACGCCCCAGTCAGCGCATACAGCTCCCGTCCGCCCAGTCGCGATCCttaccagcagcagctccaccatcagcagcagcagcccatgcccatgccgcAACAGATGCAGTACGTCAACGAGCATGGGCAGTATATGTCGCCGCCGCAGCCCGCACACTACATGCCGCAGCAGGCACAACAGCCGCAAAGCATTTACAGCGACAACGGGGCGGCGTACAATCACAGTAACCACTCGCCATACGGCGGAGCTCCACAGTATCGGAGCAGCGTTGTGTACGACGATTACGGGCAGCCCACCAACCACTTCTACCTGCATGAGTCATCGCCGCAGCCTCAAgctcatccgcatccgcagcGCAGGACTTGGGCTCActccgcagcagccgccgcttatgaacaacagcaacagatcCAGCCTTCCCTGGTGGATGTGAATGCCTGGCAGACGCAGCAGCAccaaaagcagaagcagacCTGGATGAACAGGCCGCCCTCGAGTGCGGGAGCCCCGAGCCCTGGCAGCTTTATGCTTCACCAGAACGGAGcaggaggtggtggcggtggtggtggcgagCTACAGCACCTGTTTCAGGTACAGGCTTCGCCACAGCACGGGCAACGTCAGGTTAGTGGATCCAATGGCGTGCAGCGCCAGCAGTCGCTGACCAACTTGCGAGACAATCGCTCGCCCAAGGCACCACAAAACATGGGAATGCCCATGGGTATGCCGATGCAGCAGGAGGACATGATGGCACCGCAGAGTATTTGCTTCATCGGTGACGAGGAGGATGTTGATGAGCTGGAACGGAACATCATCGAATCTATGCAGTCAACGCACGTCTCCGACTTTGtacaccaacagcagcagcagcaccagcaccaacagcaacttcagcagcaacatcggtTGCAGGGGCACAGCGGACGAGGCAGCAGCTCGGAGGATTATGACAGCGGGGAGATGATCTCCAACAAGCTGAACATCACCAGCGGCAATCTCACCTATCGCATACCCTCGCCATCCCGTCCCTCCATCCAAGCCAACAGCTTCCAGGATCCCCGAGCCATGGCAGCGGCTTCCGGTGGCGAGGACCAGCCGCCCGAGAAGGGTTTCTACATCTCCTTCGACGATGAGCAGCCCAAACGACCCAAGCCACCTCTGCGCGCCAAGCGATCGCCCAAAAAGGAGTCTCCACCGGGAAGTCGGGACAGCGTCGATAACCAGGCGACCCTGAAACGCGAATCGCTAAGTCAtctgcacaacaacaacaatattgGATTCGGGAATGATGATGTCAACAGCAAACCGGTGACCAGGCACAGCATCCATGGCCTAAACAACTCCAACAGTGTCAAATCTCCCGGAAATGCCACGTACAACAAGTACACGGATGAGCCGCCAATCCAATTGCGCCAGTTGGCCGTTTCGGGAGCAATGTCACCAACTAGTAACGATCGTCATCACTTGGAGGATGTCAGCAATCAGTCACCGCAGCAGACGCAGCAACCAATGTCGCCCACGCGACTCCAACAGAGTAGCAACAACGCAGAGGCGGCCAAGAACAAGGCGCTGGTCATCGGAGCAGATTCCACCAATTTGGATCCG GAATCTGTTGATGAGATGGAGCGTCGCAAGGAGAAAATCATGCTACTGTCGTTGCAACGTCGCCAGCAACAGGAGGAGGCGAAGGCGCGCAAAGAGATTGAGGCTTCCCAGAAGCGAGAAAAGGAGCGCGAAAAGGAGGAGGAACGATCGCGGAAAAAGGAGGAGCAAATGGCACGGAGAGCGGCCATTTTGGAGCAGCACAGACTCAAGAAAGCCATTGAAGAGGCCGAGCGAGAG GGTAAAACCCTGGATCGGCCCGACCTTCACGTGAAGCTGCAATCGCATTCATCCACCTCAACGACCCCACGGCTGAGGCAGCAGCGCACCACGCGTCCCAGGCCTAAGACAATTCACGTGGACGATGCCAGCGTGGACATCAGCGAGGCTTCAAGCTTCTCTAGTCGGGGCAAAAAAGGCTCAAGCTCGAATCTAACCG GCTACGGTCAACTAAGctcaaattcaatgaaaagAGATTACTACAGGGGCTCGCAAGACTCCCTCACTGTAAAAg AGTCACCCGATGATTATCCCAGTACAAGTTCAACTCCGATTGGACGACGGGGATCGTACAAAACTTCCAGAG ACACAGATTCGGGACTGGGACGCGCCACTCCGCCGAGGCGTGCTCCGTCGCctggaatgggaatgggcgcTTCAGGTAGGCATATGCCATCTCCCTCCGGACCGGGCTCATTGCCGCCAGGTTTGATATCGAAACGTCGCGGATTTGATGATGGATCCAGCGATTTCTCTTTAACTCCGAATTTGAACATGGAATATTCGG GTCCTAAACTCTATAAACAACCAGCGGCCAAATCGAATCGTGGAATCATCCTGAATGCCGTTGAATATTGTGTTTTTCCCGGCGTTGTCAACCGCGAGGCCAAACAGAAAGTGCTGGAGAAGATTGCGCGCTCGGAGGCGAAGCACTTCCTGGTACTCTTCCGCGATGCTGGCTGCCAGTTCCGCGCCCTCTACAGCTACCAGCCCGAAACGGACCAGGTGACCAAGCTGTATGGTACTGGGCCTAGTCAAGTCGAAGAAGTCATGTTCGACAAGTTTTTCAA ATACAACTCAGGAGGCAAGTGCTTCTCGCAAGTGCACACAAAGCATCTGACAGTGACCATCGACGCCTTCACAATACACAACTCCCTGTGGCAGGGCAAGCGGGTGCAGTTGCCCAGCAAAAAAGACATGGCGCTTGTAATCTAA